The following coding sequences lie in one Methylosinus trichosporium OB3b genomic window:
- a CDS encoding toxin-antitoxin system HicB family antitoxin, translating into MKAEAEKIAAEDGTSLNQFVASAVAEKVSALRTARYFAEKKGRTDWSAFDRIMRREGGAPPVADDKIPEAYRTARK; encoded by the coding sequence ATGAAGGCGGAAGCCGAAAAGATCGCCGCCGAGGATGGCACGAGCCTCAACCAGTTCGTCGCTTCAGCGGTGGCCGAAAAGGTTTCGGCGTTGCGCACGGCTCGCTATTTCGCGGAAAAGAAAGGCCGGACCGATTGGAGCGCCTTCGACCGTATCATGCGCCGCGAGGGTGGCGCGCCACCGGTTGCAGACGACAAGATTCCGGAAGCTTATCGAACGGCGCGCAAATAG
- a CDS encoding putative toxin-antitoxin system toxin component, PIN family yields MRLVLDTNALIAALRSPSGASAELLKLARRGQIQLLASAALAIEYEAVCLRDEHRKAAGLSTKEVVQFLDAIIDLIEPVEIWFLWRPQLRDPGDELVLEAAVNGRATTIVTFNLRDFGLVRERFGIDVLTPRDTLMRMVR; encoded by the coding sequence ATGAGATTGGTTCTGGATACGAACGCTCTGATCGCAGCACTCCGAAGCCCAAGCGGAGCCTCCGCGGAGCTTCTCAAGCTTGCGCGTCGAGGACAGATCCAGCTTTTGGCCAGCGCCGCCCTCGCAATCGAATATGAGGCCGTCTGTCTGCGCGACGAACACCGAAAAGCGGCCGGCCTGTCGACAAAGGAGGTCGTTCAGTTTCTCGATGCGATCATCGATCTGATCGAACCGGTCGAAATCTGGTTCCTTTGGCGGCCGCAATTGCGAGATCCGGGCGACGAGCTCGTGCTCGAGGCGGCTGTAAATGGGCGGGCCACGACAATCGTGACGTTCAATTTGCGTGACTTCGGACTTGTCCGAGAGCGCTTTGGGATCGACGTTCTCACGCCGAGAGATACGCTGATGAGGATGGTGCGATGA